ggtgtgtgccaccacagctggctcttatcttattttgagacagggtcttgccttgtagccctggctggcctgctcACATTGATCTGGCTGCCTCACCCTCAGGAGGAATGGGATCACAGGCATGGTACACTTGGCTCCATACTCTCCTATTGATTCAGATCTCCCTATCTTGGCCATCAATTCCTGCAGGAATTGAATATAACATCATCCGGGTACCCATGGCCAGTTGTGACTTCTCCATCCGTGTCTATACCTATGCTGACACCCCTAACGACTTCCAGTTATCCAACTTCAGCCTCCCAGAAGAAGACACCAAGCTCAAGGTGGGCATTCTAGTTGCCTCAGCCCTATTGGATTGCCGTCTTGGGGCTGGGAAGGTCCAGGTTAGAGCTGTCTGTAGAGCAACATGGAACATTCTGCAGCCTATTTGACTTGGGGGTAGGAGGGTGAGGGCTGATGGTTGGACCTGATGCACTGGTAGAACTAGTATGTGTTCCAGCTCTGGGTGTCTCTCCCTTCACTGTTTGTCTCCAGATACCCCTGATTCACCAAGCCCTGAAGATGTCCTCACGCCCCATTTCACTCTTTGCCAGTCCCTGGACATCACCCACTTGGCTCAAGACCAATGGAAGAGTGAATGGGAAGGGGTCGCTCAAGGGTCAGCCAGGGGATATCTTTCACCAGACCTGGGCCAATTACTTTGTCAAGTAAGGGATCATCGGGGCCCAGGGATCTGGACACCGTAGTCTACATCGTATCCCTTGACCTGCTCCACTTTCAACATTCTGTGCCTTTCAGTTTGTTAGTTTTACCTATTGCCCGTGTCTTGGTCCACTTTCTTGCCCTGATCACTCAGGCCCTTTCTCTCTTGCCAGGTTTCTGGATGCTTACACTAAGTACGGCCTAAGATTCTGGGCAGTGACAGTGGAGAATGAACCTACGGCAGGGCTCTTCACGGGGTACCCCTTCCAGTGCCTGGGCTTCACTCCTGAACACCAGAGAGACTTCATTTCCCGTGACCTAGGGCCAGCCCTTGCCAACAGTTCCCATGATGTGAAGCTACTCATGCTAGATGACCAGCGCCTGCTGCTACCCCGCTGGGCAGAGGTGGTAAGCGCTAGAACTTCCCAGGGGTGTTCCAATGGACTCCAGATCTACCATCCAAAATGACTGGCTCCAATTTTAGAGTACGTTCCCTGGTGCCAGGGTTGAGATAGGGTCATGTTatataaactaggctggccttgaagttgtaGTCATGCTTTGACtcgtaagtgctgggattgtaggcatctACCACTCCTGACTTCtactaattaattgattgattgatttttgagacaacaGGATCTCACCAGATAGCTCTGGTTGATCTGAAattatatagaccaagctggccttcaactccttAGAGATCTACTTGCCccttgtctcccaagtgttgcaatTGATGTCATATACCGCCATACCTGACCTCTCAACTCCTTTTTTATGTGCAGGGAGGTGTATATGTGGGCCTTATCTGACAATTCATCAAGAGCAGCTGAGCTCGgtatacttttttctttgttttggtttttgacacTGAGTCCCTCGATGATTAGGCTAGGTTTGCTAGTCACTGAGCCCCAGGGAGCCACCTGTCCCtacctgcccagtgctgggacagTGCAtaggtgtgggtgctgggggactcaggtcctcagctGCATGGCAAGAACTTTACCAGCTCCAGCTTGTGACTCCTGGAACACCCTAGGCTGGGTCTGGCTGCCTGGGGCTCTGCCCACTCTGGACTTTCCAGGGCCCTGTGAATCACTGCTGTCAGTGTAAGGCCATCTGGTTGCTGGGTCCTACCACTCATTCCTCAGGACATGTAGTTCCTCTCTCACAGCTCTGTGCAGGGCTTGTGGTCAGTGATTCCCTTCCCTAttgctcctttcctctctccatgcAGGTGCTCTCTGATCCAGAGGCAGCTAAGTATGTTCATGGCATTGCTGTTCACTGGTATATGGATTTCCTGGCTCCAGCCAAAGCTACTTTAGGAGAGACACACCGCTTGTTCCCCAACACAATGCTCTTTGCTTCAGAGGCCTGCGTGGGCTCCAAGTTCTGGGAACAGAGTGTTCGGTTGGGCTCCTGGGATCGAGGGATGCAGTACAGTCACAGCATCATTACAGTGAGCCGCCTGTCTCCCTTTCCCAAAGCACACCATCTGAGATCCCTTTCCTAATCTCACAAAGGCAAATGGGCCTTCCCCCTCAGCTGGCTTGCCAGCCTTCTCTTTGGGGCAACTGTGGGATGCCATGGTTATCCTCTCTTTCACAGATGTGTATGCCCATCAGtctttttcttcatgtttggTCCCTGGCAGGCATATCTACCTCAGCTTTCTCAGCTCCTGAGATGCCTCCATCTTCACAGTCCTCACATCCTCAGATGCTGAGACAGAGTGTCCCTTCAGAGGAACAAACCACTCCTAGTCCTTCTGTAATCCTTGGCTGTCTTTTCTAGGGATAGATAGCCATCTTTATCTTTTTACCCTGGCCTCTACTCTAGAACCTCCTTTACCATGTAACTGGATGGACGGATTGGAACCTTGCCCTGAATCCTGAAGGAGGGCCCAACTGGGTCCGCAACTTTGTTGATAGCCCCATTATTGTCGACATCCCCAAAGACACATTTTACAAACAGCCCATGTTCTACCATCTTGGCCACTTCAGGTGAGTAGAGAGAGCGGGCACCCCATTCCACAGGAGGCCTATCATCTGTCTGTATCAGGCTTACATCATTCTGTCCCATGAGGGAGCAGGAAGGTTTCTAGGGTGGCAACCCTGGAAGGGGCACACTCCTCCTCTGTTGCACCATGTAGGCGGGAAGTGACAAGGTGGCATCAGAGCCACAGATAATCCCCAGATGACTGATGCTAGAGTCCTGCCACAGGACAGGACCAAGGCCCAGTGGCACAGCTGAGGCTCAGCCTAAGAGTCTGGCTGTGCTGCCCAGGGAAGCCTGGGGTCCTGATGATTTCTATCTTCACGTTCAGCAAGTTCATTCCTGAGGGATCCCAGAGAGTG
This region of Mus caroli chromosome 3, CAROLI_EIJ_v1.1, whole genome shotgun sequence genomic DNA includes:
- the Gba gene encoding lysosomal acid glucosylceramidase; protein product: MAARLIGFFLFQAVSWAYGAQPCIPKSFGYSSVVCVCNASYCDSLDPVTLPAPGTFSRYESTRRGRRMELSVGAIQANRTGRGLLLTLQPEKKFQKVKGFGGAMTDATALNILALSPPTQKLLLRSYFSTEGIEYNIIRVPMASCDFSIRVYTYADTPNDFQLSNFSLPEEDTKLKIPLIHQALKMSSRPISLFASPWTSPTWLKTNGRVNGKGSLKGQPGDIFHQTWANYFVKFLDAYTKYGLRFWAVTVENEPTAGLFTGYPFQCLGFTPEHQRDFISRDLGPALANSSHDVKLLMLDDQRLLLPRWAEVVLSDPEAAKYVHGIAVHWYMDFLAPAKATLGETHRLFPNTMLFASEACVGSKFWEQSVRLGSWDRGMQYSHSIITNLLYHVTGWTDWNLALNPEGGPNWVRNFVDSPIIVDIPKDTFYKQPMFYHLGHFSKFIPEGSQRVALVASESTDLETVALLRPDGSAVVVVLNRSSEDVPLTISDPDLGFLETVSPGYSIHTYLWRRQ